ctattatTATATGCTGGCTTTCACCCCTGGGGATTCAGCTGAAGGGTTTCTCTCTGCAGAGCGCTCACTCCTTTGGGGATCCACAACATGGTCCCGAAGGACTTAGGAGACCTTAGCCTGGTGAATTTGGTCCGTTGTGTTTCCTCTGGGAGAAATGAAACCACGAATTCTGGGGTTTCTGGCTTTCCCTGCGTGCTGCCTCTTGGGGCAGCTGCGTCTCTGAGGGCGCACACAGCCAGCTCTCCCCGCCCCGGCCGCGCCCACTGGGCCGAGGCCACCACTCCCGCCGATGATGACATCCAGGACAACCACCGCCGTTGGAGCTGCTGCACGATGGCAGCGCCCCCTGGATCCCCATCTGCCCAGGCTGCAGAGGCGCCGCTGTCCCAACCCGGGGAGCAAACGGTGGAGATGGGCTCGGTGAGCGCCAAGCAGGGCAAGAGGGAGCGGGCTGGACCGGGCTGAGAGCTGAGGCTGTGCATGCCCATTCGCAGTCTCTTCTTCAGGTTGACCTAGCAGGGAGGCTGAGGACATTAGGTGTCCCAAAGAGAACAGGATGGGAAATGATCTAAGTGAAATAACTTGCTGGATTCTTTCAAACAGTTCAGCAGGACCAGGGCAGGTCTCTGGTCTTATTGCCAGGCCATGGCTCTTGTCCACACGCTACAAGTCTCCTGGGCAGGGAGGGCCTTTGAGCTATGTGTGAGAGGGCTGCCTCCCTTTCCCAGAGTCCAGACAGATCCTGTGGCCTCAGTCTCTGCCTCAAACCCTGGTGTTTTCCAGGCACTAGGCTCTCCTTAGGGAGACTGGCCCCATAGATCACCTCCTATTCGGCTCTTGGGGTGCGACTGAGGGCCCAAGAGGTTAGGAACCTCCAAATGGTGTGATATTGAATGCAACGTGTGCTCCCAGCCCCATAGTCAAGGTATTCTGTGGCTTCATTTGACCACCATCTCAGTTCCCTATCTTGACCTGGTGCTTACTTTCAGGGCCAGGAATTATGGCCTCCAACAAAGAAGTGAGAGCAGGGCTTGGTGGCACACATGTAGTCCCAgttactggggaggctgaagcaggaggatcacttgattcCAGGAGTTCAGAACCAACCTGGGCAATATAGCAGAACCCttctctttaattaaaaaaaaaaaaaagtgaatgagaaGGCTGAATATTCTCATTTTCTAGAGAAATTTAGAAATTTGGATTGAGATTAAGGGCAAAAGGGGGAAACAACTGCTGTCAATGAAGTGCCAGCATCCTCCTAACAGCCCTATGTGTCTATATATTAGTGTGAGGACACAACAGCTCAGCAAGTTCACACAGCTAGTTTGCCTAATTATAAAactctgtggactgtgaagggcTAATGATTTAAGTTGGTAAAACTGTCTCCCTGAAGACTCCAAGATTGTATCTTTAGTGTCAGTTGGAATTTTttgcctccccccaccccagccacctACGCACACTGAGGATTAAACATAGgggtgctctatcattgagctacatccctagtcctttttattttttgagacagggtcttgttaagttgccctggctgacctcagacttgtgatccttctgcctcagcctccaagtagctgggcttacaagtgtgcaccatcgCACCCGGCTTAACcataattcaattttttttttcttgagggcCTTCTATGTTCTAAAAACTTGTTAGGCCCATTTAGGGGTGAACAAGACTTCTATTATGGAGGAGAGGAAGGCTATCATGTTGAATTCTGTTGTTTAGCTTTTTTGGAAGTTGAAATAATGTTCACACAGATGTCAGAAAATAACATGTCCTGCCTCAAGTGTGGTTTCCCCCCATGCATAGGAAGTATGCAAAGGGTATGATAAACCTTTATCTGGGACGACCTTCCCTTCAGAAGAACCTGCTTGTAGTGTTCAAGATACCAAAATAGGCAAGCTCTACTTCTTCCAATTCTCTCCCATCTCCAAGCAAAGGAGAAAAGGGGAGCCCCAACATCTCTTCAAGAAATAGCATCCAATTGTTGCTAGCCATTCACTGCTTCCAAGAATATATATTGAACACTCACTATATATAAAGCATTGTTCTAGGTACTGTAGATACCATGGTGAGTTACAGTTTGTGCTCTCGGAGAGCTTACATTCTGTTAgggaataaatagaaaatataccaAACAGTACACTTGAGAAACTTGAGTCATCAGGGAATATAAAGGGTGACATTTAcaagttttttttcttccttttttgcgCCTCATGCTTTACagcttagctacatccccaggcctgagGAGGTGACATTTAAACTCAGACCTGAATGAAAGGGAGTCAGCTCTTGGAAGACACAGAAGACAGGCAAAGAAATGGGAAGTGCAAAGGCCCAGAGGCAGCAACAGGACCTGGCTCCTGCTGAAGGAGGGCTATTTGAAGTGAAGAGGATAGGGAAGTGGGGGCTGATCAGCGCGGGTTCTACAGGCTATGGTGAAGACTTGGCATCTCATTCAAAATGTTATGGCAAGCTCTTGGAGGGTTTTAAGCAGAGAAGACATGAtctgatttatatttttaaaaatcactggctagccaagcacagtggcacCCACCTATAATCCtatcaactctggaggctgaggcaagaagactaagttcgaggccagtctcagaaacttagtgagaccctgtctcaagatttttttaaaaggtgaCTTGCGGGGAATGTGACTCAAtactagagtgcccctgggtccagTTTCTAGTACTGGACTATATAAAAACCCACATCAGCTGTTTCATGGGAGGTCAAGTTGTAAGGAGCAGATGCAGAAGTAGAGAAGCCACTTATGAGTCTCTCAATGATAGATTAgacaggggaatgggaaaaaaaaaaaggaatcgatGTGGCCTGAGCCACTAAGAAGACTGGTGCCATTTAATGCAATAGGAACAGGGTTAGGAGCTGGTCTAGACTGTGGGATGCAAATCAGGAGCCACACTAGGCTCATGCTTATCAGGTGTCCATTGGGAGATTGTGGGTAGGCAGTCAAATCCTCAGGAGCTCCCTGGATAGCTCCAGGCTTGTGGGATAGATACATACACTCTCTGCTCATAAACATTGTGTCAGTGATGGACTGATAAACTGTCTATCCAGGAAAAGAAAAGGCAGGGAGAGACTCTgaattatgtttgtaaataccctCAGTATAGCTGATTTCAGGGGTTCAAGAACTAGCTTGCAGAAGTCCTCAGTTCTCAAAGCCCCTGCCTCATTCACTAATCAAAACAACCTTGTGAAATTGGCAAGGATATTATATTACATTTGGCCAATGAGGAAGACAAGACTTGAAAAGACAGAGTGATTTATTCAATGTCACACAGAGAGTAGGTGGCACAGAAGAGACTCAAGCCCAAGTCTCCTGACTCACAGTCCACTCTGATTGCTGATTCAATAAATTAAAGCAGGCTCTAGCAGGAAGTATGGGGGGAAATATAAGAAAGAACTTCCCCCTGGAAAGGTTTAGAGGTCATggtttagaaattttttttgttgtaaaTTCTCTCTCACTTCCCATTAGGATCATTTTGGGACAAGATGGAGCTAAGAGGTTGCTAGAAACACCATAAAAAAACCTCATTAgggggctggggcttagtggtaaaatgcttgcttgcatgtgtaaggcagtgggtcaatcctcagcaccacataaaaacaagataattttttaaaaaaatcatacggACTCAAGGATGCCCATGGAAGTCACGGGGGCTTGGGGAGATGTTTTATGACTCGCAGATTGGGTAGGGATGACTTACTGTGTCTCCTCAGGACAGCAGAACTGGTCGCCTCTCATTCTGTACGAAGGTGTGCTATGGCTTTGGTGGGATCCCCAACCAGGTAGCTTCCAGCGCCATAGCCTTTTACCTACAGCTGTTCCTGCTTGATGTGGCACAGGTGAGTGTGGGCAGTAGCTTGGGGCCCCTTGGTGTCTGGTCTTTCATCCCCACCTGTCCTTCACCCTCCCATCCTTGATGACAGTTCTTTGATCCAAACCTAACAAAAAGCCAAATGCTATTTAGTGAATCTCCCAAGGATGTTTACTGCAGTCTGTTTATAATGCTAAAATAAGAAACATTGTTGGATGCCCAACAATATATAAGCCACTTACTTAGATAAGTAAGTGGTATTAATCCACAAAATAGACTATTGTGCTTGCAGCCATTCAAAAGAGAGATCTATACCAGTTGACATGGAGGGACTTCATGATTCACTGTCAAAAATGAAAAGCTAGTTGTAGAGTATATAAAATGGCTCCATTTTAGCAAAACAAAGATGTGCACTGCGTGTGTGCATAAGTATACATGTGTCAGTATGTGATTAAAATAGTGCAGAGAAAATTATAGAAGGATATGCACCGGGTTGTTCATGTTGGCTGTAGGGTGGAATGGTGTAAAATAAAAGGTAAGCAAgaacaacttttttaaaaaaacaaggtactcatgattttttaaaatgacacaGATCTGATCCCATTTAGATAAAATTTATAACTTCAGGTGCACATAAATGCATGAAAGGATGATTTTCAAAATGCTTTTGGCAATTGTCTCAAGATGATGGGATTTCAGGTGCATCTTGCTTAATGTTTGGATTACTTGAATGTTCTTCTAAAGACTGCATCATTTATATAGTcagaaaaacaaacatttttattGTGGAAAAATGGCTACCTCTATCATCCTAGGTGCACCGTTCTTGCTTGGAGCCACCCCCAGGTGAGGGCACCTCAAGTTTTGTCCAAAAGTGACTGGACCCAGTAATAATGGCAAAGTGCCAATGCACAGGAATCAGCTCCTTCCCCAACCCTTTTCACTAGCACAGATGTACCTTTGGAAGCTTCTGGATTGGTTTCTTGGGCAGGAGGTCATTGAGCAGCATATTCCACTGTGGCTTTAGCCCCAGATGTTCCCAGGTCCCCCTTCTTGCTGACCAACAAACCTGGATACCCTCTCTGGCTCTATTGGGTCTTGGCTCTTAATCCCCTCCCCTATGGATTTCAGATTCCTGCTGCCTATGTATCACTTGTCCTGTTTGGAGGGAGGGTGTCTGGGGCAGCTGCCGACCCTGTAGCTGGATTCTTCATCAACAGAAGCAGGAGGAGAGGGTCTGGACGACTAATGCCCTGGTGAGCAGCCCTTTGGTTTTTAGGATCCAGGCACCTACCCCTGTCTCTGAGGTCACTATTGGTCACAGCTTGTTAGTGGACACCCTGCCAATGGTTAGAGGATGAGACTGGACTGTTTGGTACACTGGGGTCGGCCTGTGTGCCATGTTCAGAGACATTCTTGGGGACTGTTCCTTAGCAGAGGGCATAGGATTAGACAAGTCTCTTCAGGCTCCCAGACCTGGCCTGTGGCTCAGTGTGGTCAGGCTAGGCTGGAAGCCAGGGAAGGTCTCAGAGGAAGTGCAACTGGCTTGTGCCCCAGTGCTCTTAAACTGGGACTGGCACCACTGAGCACCCACGTGCCCCAGTCAGAGTCCCGGCAATGAATGCCCCGTCCCCAACTCTCCACTCTACTCTTTGCTTCCCTCTCCATGGCTCCCACCCTGAGAGCCCCAGCCCAGGGCAACCCCAGGGGCAGAGAAGGGTGTCCCCAACCTGGTGCTGCAGGTGCTTCACTGTGTATTTTTTAGGATGCTCGGCTGCACACCCTTCATCGCCCTGGCCTACTTCTTCCTGTGGTTCCTGCCCCCCTTCACCAGCCTGCGTGGCCTCTGGTACACCACCTTCTACTGCCTGTTCCAGGCTACGGCCACGGTAAACAGGTGTCCTCCCTTCCTGCCCTGGTTCTGAGAAACCTCACTGCTGTGGCCAATACTGGGACTGGGGGCTTGGGGACCACACTGCTCTCACCTCCCCACCAGTGCCTAGACACTTAAAATTAGCTCTGCTGTCCCTACTTGGACCAGGTGCCCTCTCCTGCTTTTGAGCCCCTATCTCTGAGCTTAGGTAACTAGCATGCATATAGCAGATTGATTCCTGGGTACCAGGATGGGACAGGATGGCTGTGGGCCTTTGTGTGGCAAAGTGGGGTTTCTACTTGGTGATCTGCATGGTGAGGACCAGCTTGAGCTCTGCCTGCCTCCCCAGTTCTTCCAGGTGCCCTACACAGCGCTCACTATGCTCCTCACCCCCAGTCCCACGGAGCGGGATTCTGCTACCGCATACCGTAAGTGCAGCCCTGGGGTTGGGTGAGGATGATGCCCTGGGACACTGCTACTGGCTCACTCACCTTGCACATGCTCTGTCTCCAGGGATGACTATGGAGATGGTGGGGACACTGATGGGAGCCACTGTCCATGGGTTCATTGTGTCTGGTGCCCACCGGTCCAACCACTGTGTGGACACTGAGCTCCCAGTGCCTGCTGCTATCTCCCCGGATGCCGTGAGTGTCCAAGGTGGCCAGGACCCCCTCTGCAGAGTTACTTCCTTCCTCCAGGGCTACTTCTCTCCACACCTTGTCTCTTCATCTTTGAGGCAGGGGGCTCACTGCACCCTCATTCCTTCCCTGCTCCCCTAGCTAAGTGCATGAGTCCCAAGTGCAGGCCCACTGCCCTCTGCTAAACCCTGGGTTCTTGCTCATCATAAAACAAAACAGTGGGTCAGCAGGCCACCTGGAGGGAGGAGGCTACCACCAGAGAAAGGACTGTTGAGGGGGCACACCAGGAAGGGGCAGGAAGTGTACAGTAGGGAGGGGGCAGAAGGGTTTGTTGTGCTTTCATGGTCCTCCTATGGCCCTTtcccaaccccaaccccaacctCAACCAGCTGACCCCAGTGTGAAGCGAGAAGTGGAAACGGGGAACAAGCTTCTTCCTCTCCCTTAGAGTAGGTCCTTCCTCAGCAATTAGGGGATGCACATCTATTTTATCCATCACGTTTATCTTCTATGTCTTCCCTTTTTCCTTAAGCAAATGACACTGTTATCCTCCAGAACCCTGAGCATACCTTTACTCCTCCCTCTGAACCAtccaaacttctttttttttttttttttttttttttttggtactgggattgaacctgggggccacattcccagcccttttttattttgtgttagggcctcactaagttactgtggctgtccttgaacttgagatcctcctacttcagcctcccatcAAGGAACATTTTCAGAGTTTGAATATGGGTAGCCCTTGTCTTCAGGATTAGGTACAGCCCACCCCTCCTCAGGCTTGGCTGTGGGCCTCCTCTTTATGTTCTCTGAACCCTTTCATGTTggtatttttgtttgcttttaaatTAGTATTTCCTATTTACAAGGAGTAAGAGCAAAAGGCAGAGAACCCATCTGCAGAGGTGGATGCTCATGTTAGCAGAGGCCAAAACCCTTGGTAGCTCACGTTCTGTTGTCCCATCAGACTTCACTTATCAATACAAATTCACAGATAAAATTATCAAGCTTtcaggctggggctatagcttagtggcagagtgcttgcctagcgcttgcctaatgtgtgaggccctggattcaatctttagtaccacataaaaataaataaaataaaggcatctgtccatctacaattaccaaaaaaataataataataataataattatcaagCTTTTCAAGACCATGACAAGAGAGCATTAAACTCCAAGCACAGCACCCTGCTGAACTGTATGCACTGCACCTGGACGAGCTATCCTGCCCTCCCCTTCCAGGGCAATTTTTATTACCTATGTATCTCCCCTGAACAGGTAGTACTGTTCTGTTTTGTTCCTCTGGGTCATTGTGTGTCACACTGCTATAAATGTCTGCCCACAGATCTGTCACACACACAGTCCCTTATCATGGATGGGCCAGGTCACTTATtcatcatcataacctcagggtcTAGCATGCAGACGTCGGTGGCAATGTATGTTTGCTAAATGAGAAAGTGAATGCTCTGACCCCTGGTGGCATCAATGCCTCCTTTCCAGGCAGGAAGCACAGGGTCAGCAGAACTGGATGTGTGTGAAGGACCATTCTGGGCCCTTAGACCTACCTCTGAGTGATATGGAAGAGAGGGACCCAGCACCTGGGGCTTGAGCTGAGGGTTCCTCTGCTCCATTGGGAGGTACTCCGGCCCTGCCTCCCTGGGTTGGAGACATCACCTCCAACCCAATTCTGTCCTGTCCCACAGACTCGTCTCTACTCCATTGCAGCCGCCGTGGTGGTGGTGACTTACCACGTTTGCAGCGGTTTGCTCTGCCTAGGGGTGAAGGAACAGCCAGGTATGGAGGCACTTCGAGGAAATGGGAGGCCAGAACTGGAAGCAGGACTCCTCTTGGGGGTGGGTTTTGGTGTTGAATCTTACCAAGCCAAGATGTCACCTTCCTGTGTTgcagatccttctgcctctgcttCAGGCCAAGGCCTGGGCTTCCTGGCTGGGCTGGGCCTCACTGCCCGGCACCCACCCTATCTGAAGCTAGTGGTCTCCTTCCTGTTCATCTCAACTGCTGTTCAGGTATCTCTGGCCACCTGATCCCCTCTCTTGCATAGGTCCAGAGTTCAGTCTTTTGGCTTGAGTTTTGTAGGGGGGAACCTGGGGTGGGTCTTCGGCTCAGAGAAATGTGCTGGGAAAAGAGTCAGGTGGGGATTGGGGGCCTTAAGCCCCAGGAAGCTGACAGTGTCTGGGGTGGTTTCCTCTTATGTTACCTGAAGTTTAGTCAAGTCCAACTGCTCTTAGCTGTGCTGGGGGTGATGATGAACTAGGAATAGTGCTTCTGTCTGTTGAAGAAAAGCGTCCTTTGTGGGGTGACTGCATGATGCTGACAGTGACCTGAGCTCAAGATCCCAAAGAGGCCAGACTTGAGACCCTGTCCCTGCCtctgatttctgagtttttgcCATTCCCTGCATATGCCCACCTCCTGTTCTCCTCCTCAGGTGGAGCAGAGCTACCTGGTCCTGTTCTGTACTCATGCCTCCCGGCTCCAAGACCACGTCCAAAACTTGGTGCTCATCATCCTGGTGAGGGGACCTGGGTGGTGGAGGCCAGGGCACCTAAGGCCCTGAGCTGGGGATGTGTGGTCAGTGTTCTAACGGTCAACATTCTGTAGTTGGCTTTGGTCTTAGTCACCTACAGTAGAGGGTGGAACTGGGAGCAGAGTCGAGGTTAATAGCTGCTAATTCAAACCAGGGGCAAGGTCATGGTTGGGCTTTGAGGTGCTGGGTCGAGTGCTGGCTGCAGGGCCTTGCTGTGATGCTGCTGTCTGCCACAGGTCTCAGCTGTGCTGAGCACCCCCTTGTGGGAGTGGGTTCTCCAGCGATTTGGGAAGAGGACACCAGCCTTCGGGATCTTTGTGAGTCAGAAGGAAGGCTAGGGGTGCCTGGGGAGGTGACCATGCCTGGGTCTCCTGAAGCCAGCAGGACTCAATCTGTGTCTGGTCTTTGTGTCTGCTGACCAGGCCCAGGGCTCAAAGAGCAGTGAGTGTGGGAATGAAAGAACAAGCccagggagtgggtggagggacCAGCCTGTGTGTCTGTCTCCCCAGATGATGGTGCCTTTTGCAATCTTACTGGCTGCCGTGCCCACAGCACCTGTGGCATATGTTGTGGCCTTTGTCTCTGGTGTGAGCACTGCTGTGTCCTTGCTGCTACCATGGTAGGCTGGGTGAAGGGAAGGGGGGATATCCATTCCTTTGGGCCAACCTGCTATTTTGGGTCCACTCTGAGCAGGAGATAAAGGCCACAAGCT
Above is a genomic segment from Callospermophilus lateralis isolate mCalLat2 chromosome 14, mCalLat2.hap1, whole genome shotgun sequence containing:
- the Mfsd2b gene encoding sphingosine-1-phosphate transporter MFSD2B → MVPKDLGDLSLVNLVRCVSSGRNETTNSGVSGFPCVLPLGAAASLRAHTASSPRPGRAHWAEATTPADDDIQDNHRRWSCCTMAAPPGSPSAQAAEAPLSQPGEQTVEMGSDSRTGRLSFCTKVCYGFGGIPNQVASSAIAFYLQLFLLDVAQIPAAYVSLVLFGGRVSGAAADPVAGFFINRSRRRGSGRLMPWMLGCTPFIALAYFFLWFLPPFTSLRGLWYTTFYCLFQATATFFQVPYTALTMLLTPSPTERDSATAYRMTMEMVGTLMGATVHGFIVSGAHRSNHCVDTELPVPAAISPDATRLYSIAAAVVVVTYHVCSGLLCLGVKEQPDPSASASGQGLGFLAGLGLTARHPPYLKLVVSFLFISTAVQVEQSYLVLFCTHASRLQDHVQNLVLIILVSAVLSTPLWEWVLQRFGKRTPAFGIFMMVPFAILLAAVPTAPVAYVVAFVSGVSTAVSLLLPWSILPDVVDDFQLQHRHGPGLETIFYASYVFFTKLSGAGALGISTLSLQFAGYKAGACKQAEEVVVTLKVLIGAVPTCMILAGLCILMVGPTPKVPSQDTSFQLSLRRRTSYSLA